The Lewinellaceae bacterium genome has a segment encoding these proteins:
- a CDS encoding decaprenyl-phosphate phosphoribosyltransferase, with protein MIRNILISMRPYQWAKNVLVFAALFFSLSFLNIQAIQLSVGAFIAFCLVSSGVYLMNDIRDKKADRLHPVKKNRPIASGNLPVSTALFVLFLLMGLGLVLSFIINQGLFIILIFYVLMNLAYSLGLKKVVLVDVMIIAMGFLLRAVAGAFAIGVAVSPWLFICTLMLALLLVFGKRRHELAMLQAEAGKHRKSLEQYSLPFLDGLMFISAGAAIVTYSLYTMAEEVVSRFGTQWLLATTPLAIYGVFRYLYLVYIKKDGGDPTKLMITDKPFLINALLWVLSVISILFFSKYSPV; from the coding sequence ATGATTAGAAATATTTTGATCAGCATGCGCCCATATCAATGGGCAAAAAATGTTCTCGTTTTTGCGGCGTTGTTCTTCTCCCTTTCTTTTTTAAATATCCAGGCCATTCAATTGAGTGTGGGAGCCTTTATCGCATTTTGTCTGGTGAGCAGTGGCGTTTATTTAATGAATGATATTCGCGACAAAAAGGCAGACCGTTTACATCCTGTAAAAAAAAACAGGCCCATTGCTTCGGGCAACCTGCCCGTTTCTACTGCACTTTTCGTTTTATTCCTGTTGATGGGTCTTGGGTTGGTGCTCAGTTTTATTATTAATCAAGGCTTATTCATTATTTTAATTTTTTATGTTCTTATGAATTTAGCCTATTCTCTGGGCCTGAAAAAGGTGGTGCTGGTGGATGTGATGATCATTGCCATGGGATTCTTATTAAGAGCCGTCGCGGGGGCCTTTGCTATTGGAGTCGCCGTGTCTCCCTGGCTTTTTATCTGCACGCTGATGCTGGCTCTTTTACTGGTCTTTGGAAAGAGGCGTCATGAACTCGCTATGTTACAGGCCGAAGCGGGAAAACACCGAAAATCACTGGAGCAGTATAGCCTGCCTTTCCTGGACGGACTCATGTTTATCAGTGCGGGAGCGGCCATTGTGACCTACTCACTTTACACCATGGCAGAAGAGGTAGTCAGCAGGTTTGGTACCCAATGGCTACTGGCCACCACACCGCTTGCCATTTATGGCGTGTTCAGGTACCTCTACCTGGTTTATATCAAAAAAGACGGCGGAGATCCTACCAAATTAATGATTACTGACAAACCATTTTTGATCAATGCATTGCTTTGGGTTCTCTCGGTCATTTCAATTCTGTTTTTTTCAAAATATAGCCCTGTTTAA
- a CDS encoding T9SS type A sorting domain-containing protein: MCRIFQLKRPLWLYLSCIILFTPLHLEAQLKHIYLANDNHTDFFWSASAQDYESVALNEIDFHLDLTEATLNMPGPYQNRYNLDCSWYAYTYRQNRTPEQFQRLIDHLQSGHMSLPLNWLVSTYGGQPTEAVLRGMYWSGQLGREFNLDINMAVSMENQTLPLGLASLWAGSGAKYSWRGVCGCATKVPLSLLANRPHEIYHYQGLDGSKVLMKWYSLDSAVPGGGKLGGYAEATSISSAIASCEAKCNTINYPYNIAGAFGHAGDFLELLAGYFPELAEYYSNDSRQLYVSNEHDFFEHFESSFNTETLPVESVTYGNEWDINCATLAPVTAKIRNSVEKLRTAEALASLVSLVQPGFYTPNDPSRTKAWMALGAYWEHNFGLGGCCYAERNDWHIMLQEQVSNYVDSLYQASLEALAQKIPLENSNTRFFVFNGLGWTRSDIVQLHYSGSANIQVIDLQSNMAVPFQFNAGDEGQMLQIFAENVPALGYKVFEIKYRVPSQTEDAATFEENIFENSFFRLTVTPEGVITSLIDKENGSEEFVSETDGRFVNDFGQGNGTNGQTTVLNKGPVSVTIACTSGHPLQHTSYFTLYKKLKRIDITNQISQTFGDNIRTYAFSFDMDNPTLWHEELGAILKAKYVSNGGHYAGPDQPIRHDWQTLNHFADIGTPNKRITLSNVGAAFMKLGNSTYDFLDESAAQINVLIGGMMIPIGDPNVSNQNGFTEFENSFALRTYNDIFNAGNSMKFAMEHQNPLASKIIGGQTPMLPPDTFSLVSISDPNVLLWALKPAEEGMENGGLILRLWNMDTLNHPTTLDFNPEILAAQKTTHLETNLASATIQEGNLFVEIGQQRLETYRIFPDTLLVNSITNTLAGMLINIYPNPASSDKLNIEIHDYKTPVILKIYNAKGQLIITENLKSRINHLDLNNYPTGIYLFSFESERKNSIKKVVITH; this comes from the coding sequence ATGTGCAGAATATTTCAGCTTAAGCGCCCCTTATGGTTATACTTGTCATGCATTATTTTATTCACTCCCTTACACCTTGAAGCACAACTCAAACACATTTATCTGGCCAACGATAATCATACCGACTTTTTTTGGTCGGCCAGCGCCCAAGATTACGAGTCGGTTGCCCTCAACGAAATAGATTTCCATCTCGATCTGACAGAGGCTACCCTCAACATGCCGGGGCCTTATCAAAATCGATATAACCTGGACTGTTCCTGGTATGCCTATACCTACCGACAAAACAGAACCCCCGAACAATTCCAACGGCTGATCGATCATCTTCAAAGCGGTCATATGAGTTTGCCTTTAAACTGGCTGGTTTCCACTTACGGCGGCCAGCCTACTGAGGCTGTATTACGTGGTATGTATTGGTCAGGACAACTGGGACGTGAATTTAACCTGGATATCAATATGGCGGTAAGCATGGAAAACCAAACCCTTCCCCTTGGTTTAGCTTCTCTTTGGGCCGGTTCCGGAGCAAAATATTCATGGAGAGGAGTCTGCGGATGTGCGACAAAAGTTCCCTTGTCCCTTTTGGCCAACAGACCACATGAAATTTACCATTACCAGGGATTAGATGGCAGCAAGGTGCTTATGAAATGGTACTCCCTTGATTCAGCAGTTCCCGGGGGAGGTAAGTTGGGTGGTTATGCGGAAGCGACAAGTATTTCCTCTGCCATTGCCAGTTGTGAAGCCAAATGCAACACCATCAATTACCCCTACAACATAGCAGGGGCTTTTGGCCATGCCGGGGATTTTTTAGAACTTTTGGCGGGTTATTTCCCTGAACTTGCAGAGTACTACTCCAATGACAGCAGGCAATTGTACGTTTCAAACGAGCATGATTTTTTCGAGCATTTTGAAAGCTCTTTTAACACGGAAACCCTGCCTGTGGAATCGGTAACTTACGGAAATGAATGGGATATCAACTGTGCAACCTTGGCTCCCGTTACCGCCAAGATACGGAATTCGGTCGAAAAATTGCGCACAGCTGAGGCCCTTGCGAGTCTGGTATCTCTGGTTCAGCCAGGGTTTTATACTCCAAATGACCCGTCACGAACCAAAGCATGGATGGCGTTAGGCGCTTACTGGGAACACAATTTCGGACTAGGAGGATGCTGTTATGCCGAACGAAATGACTGGCATATTATGCTCCAGGAGCAGGTGTCAAATTATGTGGACTCCCTTTATCAGGCCTCCCTGGAAGCCTTAGCCCAAAAAATACCCCTGGAAAATTCAAATACACGCTTTTTTGTGTTCAACGGGTTGGGTTGGACCCGGTCGGATATAGTTCAACTCCATTACTCCGGAAGTGCAAATATCCAGGTAATTGACCTTCAAAGCAATATGGCCGTTCCTTTCCAATTCAATGCAGGAGACGAAGGACAGATGCTCCAAATTTTTGCAGAAAATGTTCCGGCGCTTGGGTATAAAGTTTTCGAAATAAAATACAGAGTTCCATCACAAACCGAAGACGCGGCAACTTTCGAGGAAAATATTTTTGAAAATTCTTTTTTTCGATTGACCGTAACTCCGGAGGGCGTCATTACCAGTCTGATCGACAAAGAAAACGGATCCGAAGAATTTGTATCCGAAACCGATGGCCGTTTTGTGAATGACTTTGGTCAGGGAAACGGAACAAACGGCCAAACCACTGTTTTAAATAAAGGACCTGTTTCCGTAACCATTGCCTGTACCTCCGGCCATCCATTACAGCATACCAGTTATTTTACCCTCTACAAAAAATTAAAAAGGATTGATATTACCAATCAAATTTCACAAACTTTTGGGGACAACATAAGAACCTATGCCTTCTCTTTCGACATGGACAACCCTACCCTGTGGCATGAAGAATTAGGGGCCATTCTAAAAGCAAAATACGTTTCCAACGGAGGTCATTACGCCGGGCCGGATCAACCCATCCGGCATGACTGGCAAACCCTCAATCATTTTGCTGACATTGGCACTCCAAACAAAAGAATTACGCTCTCCAACGTAGGAGCTGCTTTTATGAAACTGGGGAACAGTACCTATGATTTTCTAGATGAAAGTGCAGCCCAGATCAACGTGTTAATTGGCGGGATGATGATTCCCATTGGCGATCCAAATGTTTCCAATCAAAACGGGTTCACGGAATTTGAAAATTCTTTTGCCCTGCGAACCTATAATGACATTTTCAACGCAGGAAATTCTATGAAATTCGCCATGGAACATCAAAATCCACTGGCCTCAAAAATAATTGGTGGACAAACCCCTATGCTCCCCCCTGACACCTTTTCATTGGTAAGCATCAGCGATCCGAATGTTCTTTTATGGGCCTTGAAACCTGCAGAAGAAGGCATGGAAAACGGAGGGCTGATCCTGAGGCTGTGGAATATGGATACTTTAAATCACCCCACTACCCTGGATTTCAATCCGGAAATTCTTGCTGCACAGAAAACAACCCATCTGGAAACCAACCTGGCTTCCGCGACCATTCAGGAAGGAAACCTTTTTGTGGAAATTGGGCAACAAAGGCTTGAAACGTACCGAATATTCCCCGATACCCTTCTGGTCAATTCCATTACAAACACTTTGGCCGGAATGCTCATCAATATATACCCAAACCCCGCTTCTTCCGACAAATTAAATATTGAAATTCACGATTACAAAACCCCGGTAATATTAAAAATTTACAATGCAAAAGGACAGTTGATTATTACGGAAAACTTAAAGTCCCGGATCAACCATCTTGACCTCAATAATTACCCGACGGGCATTTATCTTTTCTCTTTTGAATCCGAAAGAAAAAATTCCATCAAAAAAGTGGTCATCACTCATTGA